From Spartinivicinus ruber, the proteins below share one genomic window:
- a CDS encoding TolC family protein, translating to MLKAQGRVGYVKASIGVLVLCVTGCVVTPKPVDKEAINKRVTSDLEQMFKDQDPVRGEISLYEAMARALKYNLAHRLKMLDQVVKNRELDVSRYDLLPQLAASAGYKHRDNVNASSSFSVSRDTESLETSTSQDQELWNAQARIVWNVLDFGVSYLRQKQQANKVLIAEEQRRKVVQNIVQEVRQAYWRVVAAEQVETKLKRVMRDIEYALNTAKRMQRGALQKPLLTLRYRRDLLKTLRNLMKKKEQLSLAKADLARLMNIPPGSRFQVSQNLLATNTAAALSASQLQKLQLAALSYRPELIEMDYKSRIVKKEGKIAKLDLLPGLSFNLGSYYDDNSFLLNQSWAEAGIQVSYDLMKLARISDVNLLHETRLKLVNMQRQALTSAVLSQVELSLRSYLAAKQDLEYSTWATDIEKQRYQQYQAASTSGVGERLELIQSQGDLLLAKLDQYYQYAEVQSEYGMVLNSLGIDPLPKTMISHDLTTLSKTLQHYFEKDLRQHVGQIVNSGPVLASNTVELPSQNTAPQ from the coding sequence ATGTTAAAAGCCCAAGGACGGGTAGGGTATGTTAAGGCTTCCATTGGGGTTTTGGTATTGTGTGTTACCGGTTGTGTGGTGACGCCAAAACCAGTTGATAAAGAAGCGATTAATAAGCGGGTGACCTCTGACCTTGAACAAATGTTTAAAGATCAGGATCCTGTTAGAGGAGAAATTTCGCTTTATGAGGCGATGGCACGCGCCTTAAAATATAATTTGGCCCATCGCTTAAAAATGCTCGATCAAGTGGTTAAAAATCGTGAATTGGATGTTTCTCGCTATGATTTATTGCCTCAATTAGCTGCCTCTGCTGGTTATAAACATCGGGATAATGTGAATGCTTCCAGCAGCTTTTCTGTCTCTCGTGACACTGAATCCTTGGAAACCTCTACTTCTCAAGACCAAGAATTATGGAATGCACAGGCCCGTATTGTTTGGAATGTTTTGGACTTTGGGGTGAGTTATTTACGACAGAAGCAACAGGCAAACAAAGTGCTGATTGCAGAAGAGCAGCGCCGAAAAGTAGTGCAAAATATTGTGCAAGAAGTACGGCAAGCCTATTGGCGAGTGGTAGCGGCAGAGCAAGTTGAAACGAAGCTTAAACGCGTAATGCGTGATATTGAGTATGCGCTAAATACCGCTAAAAGAATGCAACGTGGTGCTTTGCAAAAGCCGTTGTTGACATTAAGGTATCGTCGCGACTTACTGAAAACCCTGCGAAATTTAATGAAAAAAAAGGAGCAGCTTTCCTTGGCTAAAGCTGATTTAGCACGGTTAATGAATATACCGCCTGGTAGTCGCTTTCAGGTTTCCCAGAACCTTTTGGCAACCAATACGGCCGCTGCTTTAAGTGCTAGCCAGCTACAAAAGCTCCAGTTAGCGGCATTGAGTTATCGTCCAGAATTAATAGAAATGGACTATAAGTCACGCATTGTCAAAAAAGAAGGCAAGATAGCCAAACTGGATTTATTGCCTGGTTTATCATTTAACCTGGGCAGTTATTATGACGATAACAGCTTTCTGCTGAACCAAAGCTGGGCTGAAGCGGGTATCCAAGTGTCGTATGACTTGATGAAATTGGCACGTATTTCCGATGTTAATTTACTCCACGAAACGAGACTAAAGCTAGTCAATATGCAGCGTCAAGCATTAACCTCTGCGGTTTTATCTCAGGTGGAGTTATCATTACGCAGTTATTTGGCAGCGAAACAAGACCTGGAGTATTCCACCTGGGCGACTGATATTGAAAAGCAACGCTATCAGCAATACCAGGCAGCAAGTACCAGTGGCGTGGGTGAGCGGCTAGAGCTAATTCAGTCACAAGGGGATTTATTGCTGGCGAAGCTTGATCAGTATTATCAATATGCAGAAGTGCAAAGCGAGTATGGAATGGTGCTTAATTCACTGGGGATTGACCCATTACCCAAAACGATGATCAGTCATGATCTAACAACGCTTTCTAAGACATTACAACACTACTTTGAAAAAGATTTACGTCAGCATGTAGGTCAAATAGTTAATAGTGGACCGGTTTTGGCCAGTAATACAGTTGAGTTGCCGAGTCAGAATACTGCACCACAGTGA
- a CDS encoding type III secretion system chaperone: MQNVTAQLTQWLDAAGFTGAICSHDQMVYCFNYDQRWLLNIELAGASERLYFYGVLTRLTDTGRKQLSEYLLKQNLLGQATEGYSFALDDDDHVILWHGVAMTEINNSVGFQEVVFHFIEVADQWWHQLQAYGGDTSKTISTARSTEPLAIKV; encoded by the coding sequence GTGCAGAATGTAACCGCACAATTAACTCAATGGCTAGATGCTGCTGGTTTCACAGGGGCAATCTGTAGCCATGATCAAATGGTGTATTGTTTTAATTATGATCAACGCTGGCTATTGAATATTGAGTTAGCAGGTGCCAGTGAGCGACTGTATTTTTATGGTGTATTAACCCGTTTGACGGATACTGGTAGAAAACAGCTGTCAGAATATCTGTTAAAGCAAAATTTACTAGGCCAGGCTACAGAGGGTTATAGTTTTGCTTTAGACGATGATGACCATGTCATTCTTTGGCATGGAGTTGCCATGACTGAGATTAATAATTCAGTTGGGTTTCAAGAGGTAGTATTTCACTTTATTGAGGTGGCTGATCAGTGGTGGCATCAGTTACAGGCTTATGGTGGTGATACCTCCAAAACGATATCGACTGCTCGTTCCACAGAGCCTTTAGCCATTAAAGTATAG